A window of Pseudomonas monteilii contains these coding sequences:
- a CDS encoding dienelactone hydrolase, producing MLDDLPTEQTALTTQHMNSPILVTGASQRVGLALALALAKAGHTVVSTSRSIGTDAAHPNIIPFQADLCVAAERQALIDHLRNDYPGLRAIVHNASLWLDDGLDNLQTMFQLHVEAPYHLNLALGDQLAKVEKADIIHVCDETSSRGSKSHIGYAATKAALQNMVLSFAEKYAPGVRVNGILPGLLIFKEDGDQAYREQALKKALLEFEPGAGPLVDAVMFLLESRYSTGSQVVINGGRHLKNRIA from the coding sequence ATGCTCGACGACCTTCCCACTGAGCAGACAGCGTTGACCACCCAGCACATGAACAGCCCCATTCTCGTCACCGGCGCCAGTCAGCGGGTCGGGCTGGCCCTGGCACTCGCGCTGGCCAAGGCCGGCCATACCGTGGTCAGCACCAGCCGCAGCATCGGCACCGACGCCGCACACCCGAACATCATCCCGTTCCAGGCCGACCTGTGCGTGGCGGCCGAGCGCCAGGCGCTGATCGACCATCTGCGCAACGACTACCCCGGCCTGCGCGCGATCGTGCACAACGCGTCGCTCTGGCTGGACGACGGTCTGGACAACCTGCAGACCATGTTCCAGCTGCACGTCGAGGCGCCCTATCACCTCAACCTGGCGCTGGGCGACCAGCTGGCGAAGGTCGAGAAGGCCGACATCATCCATGTCTGCGACGAGACCTCGTCACGGGGCAGCAAGAGCCACATCGGCTATGCCGCGACCAAGGCCGCCCTGCAGAACATGGTGCTGTCGTTCGCCGAGAAGTACGCGCCCGGCGTGCGGGTCAACGGTATCCTGCCGGGGTTGCTGATCTTCAAGGAAGACGGCGACCAGGCGTACCGAGAACAGGCCCTGAAGAAAGCCCTGCTGGAATTCGAGCCGGGCGCGGGCCCCTTGGTCGACGCCGTGATGTTTTTGCTCGAAAGTCGCTACAGCACCGGAAGCCAGGTGGTCATCAACGGTGGCCGCCATCTGAAGAATCGAATCGCCTAG
- a CDS encoding cell division protein DedD, whose product MTPQQQLELEAAAFRRLVEHLRHRTDVQNIDLMNLSGFCRNCLSKWYKAAADEQQLDLSLDDAREAVYGMPYAEWKDRYQTDASPAQQAAFEKGKPRD is encoded by the coding sequence ATGACACCCCAACAACAGCTCGAACTCGAGGCCGCCGCGTTTCGTCGCCTGGTCGAACACCTGCGTCATCGCACCGATGTGCAGAACATCGACCTGATGAACCTGTCGGGCTTCTGCCGCAATTGCCTGTCGAAGTGGTACAAGGCCGCCGCCGACGAGCAGCAGCTCGACCTGAGCCTGGACGATGCCCGCGAAGCGGTGTACGGCATGCCCTATGCCGAGTGGAAAGACCGTTATCAGACCGACGCCAGCCCTGCCCAACAGGCGGCCTTCGAAAAAGGAAAACCCCGTGACTGA
- a CDS encoding HopJ type III effector protein, translating to MTDLATLRARLTTGEHAFADTLAFIAEHYRYTPQAFDNGGVHNAAGQNEGSCKTLGLAVLEGLSDQEALLAFGEHYRSVQATPDGSDHANIRALIAHGLAGVTFVTPPLERLA from the coding sequence GTGACTGACCTGGCTACCCTGCGCGCCCGCCTGACCACCGGCGAGCATGCCTTCGCCGACACGCTGGCGTTCATCGCCGAGCACTACCGCTACACGCCGCAAGCCTTCGACAACGGGGGCGTGCACAACGCTGCCGGGCAGAACGAAGGCTCCTGCAAGACCCTGGGCCTGGCCGTGCTCGAGGGCCTGAGCGACCAGGAAGCCTTGCTGGCGTTCGGCGAACACTATCGCAGCGTGCAGGCCACGCCGGACGGTAGCGACCATGCCAACATCCGGGCGCTGATCGCCCATGGCCTGGCCGGTGTCACCTTCGTCACGCCGCCTCTGGAACGTCTGGCCTGA
- a CDS encoding trans-2-enoyl-CoA reductase (enzyme from Treponema denticola exhibits NADH-dependent trans-2-enoyl-CoA reductase activity), with amino-acid sequence MAIIHPKVRGFICTTTHPKGCELNVRDQIEATRALGVREDGPKKVLVIGASSGYGLAARITAAFGFKADTLGVFFEKPGTETKPGTAGWYNAAAFDKFAKEEGLYSKSINGDAFSDEARAKVIELIKNDMGGKVDLVVYSLASPVRKLPKTGELVRSALKPIGEPYTSTAIDTNKDTIIEAAIEPASEQEIQDTVTVMGGQDWQLWIEALADAGVLAEQARTVAFSYIGTEITWPIYWDGALGKAKQDLDDTALRLDAKLSEAIGGGANVAVLKSVVTQASSAIPVMPLYLSMVFKVMKEQGIHEGTGDQLNRMFRDRLYRTDGQPGEVDEKGRLRLDDWELRDDVQNACKALWPQVTTENLFELTDYAGYKREFLNLFGFERTDVDYDQDVATDVQFDCVQL; translated from the coding sequence TTGGCCATCATCCACCCCAAAGTCCGCGGTTTCATCTGCACCACGACCCACCCGAAAGGCTGCGAACTCAACGTTCGTGACCAGATCGAGGCGACCCGCGCACTGGGCGTTCGTGAAGACGGGCCGAAGAAGGTCCTGGTGATCGGCGCCTCCAGCGGCTACGGCCTGGCCGCCCGCATCACCGCGGCATTCGGCTTCAAGGCCGACACCCTGGGCGTGTTCTTCGAAAAGCCAGGCACCGAGACCAAGCCCGGCACCGCCGGTTGGTACAACGCCGCAGCCTTCGACAAGTTCGCCAAGGAAGAAGGCCTGTACAGCAAGTCGATCAATGGCGATGCCTTCTCCGATGAAGCGCGGGCCAAGGTCATCGAGCTGATCAAGAACGACATGGGCGGCAAGGTCGACCTGGTGGTCTACTCCCTGGCCTCGCCCGTGCGCAAGCTGCCGAAGACCGGTGAGCTGGTGCGCTCGGCCCTCAAGCCGATCGGCGAGCCGTACACGTCGACCGCCATCGACACCAACAAGGACACCATCATCGAGGCCGCGATCGAGCCGGCCTCCGAACAGGAAATCCAGGACACCGTCACCGTCATGGGTGGCCAGGACTGGCAGCTGTGGATCGAGGCCCTGGCCGACGCCGGTGTCCTGGCCGAACAGGCCCGCACCGTGGCGTTCAGCTACATCGGTACCGAGATCACCTGGCCGATCTACTGGGACGGCGCCCTGGGCAAGGCCAAGCAGGACCTGGACGACACCGCGCTGCGCCTGGATGCCAAGCTGTCCGAGGCCATCGGCGGCGGCGCCAACGTGGCCGTGCTCAAGTCGGTGGTGACCCAGGCCAGCTCGGCCATCCCGGTCATGCCGCTGTACCTGTCCATGGTCTTCAAGGTGATGAAAGAGCAGGGCATCCACGAAGGTACCGGCGACCAGCTCAACCGCATGTTCCGCGACCGGCTGTACCGCACCGATGGCCAGCCAGGGGAAGTCGACGAGAAAGGCCGCCTGCGCCTGGACGACTGGGAGCTGCGCGACGACGTGCAGAACGCCTGCAAGGCCCTGTGGCCGCAGGTGACCACCGAGAACCTGTTCGAGCTGACCGACTACGCCGGCTACAAGCGTGAATTCCTGAACCTGTTCGGCTTCGAGCGCACCGATGTCGACTACGACCAGGACGTGGCGACCGACGTGCAGTTCGACTGCGTTCAGCTGTAA
- a CDS encoding hemerythrin, which translates to MNAIELLVNDHKTVKKLLEDLTSTTERAVKKRAELLGKLDYELRLHTQLEEEILYPAFKKAGKKEEATMYYEAKEEHRTVDALVLPDLMKTDTGTVEFSGRAKVMKELLEHHIEEEESEMFPKARELFSDAELETLGQQMEQYKKDFKGTQHAA; encoded by the coding sequence ATGAACGCTATCGAACTGCTGGTCAACGATCACAAGACCGTGAAGAAGCTGCTGGAGGACCTGACCTCGACCACCGAGCGCGCCGTGAAGAAACGCGCCGAGTTGTTGGGCAAGCTGGACTACGAACTGCGGCTGCACACGCAACTGGAAGAAGAAATCCTCTACCCCGCATTCAAGAAGGCGGGCAAGAAAGAAGAAGCGACGATGTACTACGAGGCCAAGGAAGAGCACCGTACCGTCGACGCGCTGGTGCTGCCGGACCTGATGAAGACCGACACCGGCACCGTGGAGTTTTCCGGGCGCGCCAAGGTGATGAAGGAGCTGCTCGAGCACCACATCGAAGAAGAGGAAAGCGAGATGTTCCCCAAGGCGCGGGAGCTGTTCTCCGACGCCGAGCTGGAGACGCTGGGCCAGCAGATGGAGCAGTACAAGAAAGACTTCAAAGGCACCCAGCACGCCGCATGA
- a CDS encoding glutamyl-tRNA amidotransferase, with protein MDEVIKLFFDEMGTPIAQKAVPTSSIVRYSKILPERLLNYWHDYGWSGHADGIFWIVDPQEYEGVVSLWLKDTVFETLDTYHVIARTAFGTLYLWGEKTGQSLTIDSCYSRYGYQEQGTTAEDLDRQCMSFFISTTFEFSDFLDLFAPAKRKLGILQSDEMYGFVPALMIGGSEDLKNLEKLKIIEHLMFLAQLAPLEPFTLADLYP; from the coding sequence GTGGATGAAGTCATCAAGCTTTTCTTTGACGAGATGGGCACGCCGATTGCTCAAAAAGCTGTGCCCACATCAAGCATCGTACGTTACAGCAAAATACTGCCGGAGCGCTTGCTCAATTATTGGCATGATTATGGATGGAGCGGACATGCAGACGGAATTTTTTGGATCGTAGATCCTCAGGAGTACGAAGGCGTCGTCAGCCTATGGCTCAAAGACACGGTATTTGAGACGCTAGACACTTACCATGTCATCGCACGTACTGCATTTGGAACACTCTATCTGTGGGGCGAAAAGACGGGACAGTCCCTGACCATCGATAGTTGCTATTCGCGTTATGGCTATCAAGAGCAAGGGACGACTGCAGAAGATCTGGACAGGCAATGTATGAGCTTTTTCATTTCTACCACCTTCGAATTCAGCGACTTCCTGGATCTCTTTGCCCCTGCCAAAAGAAAACTCGGCATCCTGCAGAGTGACGAAATGTATGGTTTCGTACCAGCGCTGATGATTGGTGGAAGCGAAGATTTGAAAAACCTAGAAAAGCTCAAGATCATAGAACACTTGATGTTTCTGGCTCAGCTCGCTCCACTTGAGCCCTTTACACTTGCAGACCTTTATCCATAA
- a CDS encoding glutamyl-tRNA amidotransferase, whose protein sequence is MDDVIRLFFEEMGTPIAQEAVPTSSIVRYSKILPERLLNYWQDYGWSGHADGIFWIVDPQEYEGVVSAWLKDTVFETRDTYHVIARTAFGKLYLWGEKTGQSLTIESCYSLYAYKKPGTTAEDLDRQCLSFFLSASFEFSDFLDLFDPAKRKLGILQSDEIYGFVPALMIGGSEDLKNLEKLKIIEHLTFLAQLAPLEPYTLANLYP, encoded by the coding sequence ATGGATGACGTCATTAGACTTTTCTTTGAAGAAATGGGCACCCCGATCGCTCAAGAAGCTGTACCCACATCAAGCATCGTACGTTACAGCAAAATATTGCCAGAGCGCCTGCTCAATTATTGGCAGGATTATGGCTGGAGCGGCCATGCAGACGGAATTTTTTGGATCGTAGATCCTCAGGAGTATGAAGGCGTCGTTAGCGCATGGCTCAAAGACACAGTGTTCGAGACGCGAGACACTTACCATGTCATCGCACGCACTGCATTTGGAAAACTCTATTTGTGGGGCGAAAAGACGGGGCAGTCCCTGACCATTGAGAGTTGTTATTCGCTTTATGCTTATAAAAAACCAGGGACGACTGCAGAAGACCTGGACAGGCAATGCTTGAGTTTCTTCCTTTCTGCCAGCTTCGAATTCAGCGATTTCCTAGACCTCTTCGACCCTGCTAAAAGAAAACTCGGCATCCTGCAAAGTGACGAAATATATGGTTTCGTTCCAGCGCTGATGATTGGTGGAAGCGAAGATTTGAAAAATTTAGAAAAGCTCAAGATCATAGAACACCTGACGTTTCTGGCTCAGCTCGCTCCCTTAGAGCCCTACACACTAGCAAACCTTTACCCATGA
- a CDS encoding glutamyl-tRNA amidotransferase encodes MDEAISLFIEEMGNPTSHTPVPSTAIEHYRNKLPGRLLNYWEDYGWSAHAGGIFWIVNPAEYESVVRSWLGGTAFEARDTYHVIARTAFGCLYLWGEKTGYSLKIESVLSRYCAYELGTTEDSLNRQSQIFFMNPSIESSDFLGFFSRARKKLGPLKSGEMYGFVPALMLGGSEKLENLEKVNTIEHLTFLSQLSPLEPYTLSDLY; translated from the coding sequence ATGGATGAGGCAATCAGCCTTTTTATAGAAGAAATGGGCAACCCAACTTCACACACACCAGTGCCATCAACGGCCATTGAACATTACAGGAATAAATTACCTGGACGCCTGTTAAACTACTGGGAGGACTATGGCTGGAGCGCTCATGCAGGCGGCATTTTCTGGATAGTCAACCCAGCTGAATACGAAAGCGTTGTACGCTCGTGGCTTGGGGGAACAGCCTTCGAAGCAAGGGATACCTATCATGTAATCGCACGCACTGCATTCGGATGCTTGTACCTATGGGGCGAAAAAACAGGTTATTCCCTTAAAATTGAAAGCGTCTTATCTCGCTACTGCGCCTATGAACTGGGTACCACTGAAGACTCGCTGAACAGACAAAGCCAGATTTTTTTCATGAACCCCAGTATCGAAAGTAGCGACTTTCTAGGCTTTTTCAGCCGCGCGCGGAAAAAACTCGGACCTCTGAAGAGCGGCGAAATGTATGGCTTCGTTCCTGCGCTCATGCTGGGCGGCAGTGAAAAATTGGAGAACCTGGAAAAAGTGAACACCATTGAGCACCTCACCTTCTTGTCGCAACTGTCCCCTTTGGAGCCCTATACGCTTTCCGATCTGTATTGA
- a CDS encoding glutamyl-tRNA amidotransferase — MTTTLNHCLAHFGEPFDRQAVPASRLEDYKDKLPDLLLDHWRDYGWCGYGDGLFWLVDPQAYAGVVESWLEGHPLSHLDTYHTFARSAFGDLYLWGEESGLHLTIDSCSSTFMVHNMDIPRDEWSRELQRFLHSVTPEENDFNGLFDSAKAQFGTLRSDEMYGFCPAILLGGAAKLKYLEKTQAIEHLTLLSQLAALTLDDCSEE, encoded by the coding sequence ATGACCACCACACTCAACCACTGCCTCGCCCACTTCGGTGAGCCCTTCGACCGGCAAGCCGTTCCCGCCTCGCGGTTAGAAGACTACAAGGACAAGCTGCCTGACCTGTTGTTGGACCATTGGCGTGATTACGGCTGGTGCGGCTATGGCGACGGCCTGTTCTGGCTGGTTGATCCGCAGGCGTACGCAGGCGTCGTGGAGTCTTGGTTAGAGGGCCACCCCCTGTCCCACCTCGATACGTACCACACGTTTGCACGCAGCGCGTTCGGGGACCTTTACCTCTGGGGCGAAGAGAGCGGACTGCATCTGACCATCGACAGCTGTTCGTCGACGTTCATGGTTCACAACATGGACATTCCCCGAGACGAATGGAGCCGCGAACTGCAACGCTTCCTGCACTCCGTGACGCCCGAGGAGAACGATTTCAACGGCCTGTTCGACAGCGCGAAGGCGCAATTCGGCACGCTGCGCAGCGATGAGATGTACGGCTTCTGCCCGGCCATCCTCCTCGGCGGGGCGGCCAAGCTCAAGTACCTGGAGAAAACCCAGGCCATCGAACACCTGACCCTGCTGTCGCAGTTGGCCGCGCTGACGCTCGACGACTGTTCCGAAGAATGA